The sequence below is a genomic window from Humulus lupulus chromosome 3, drHumLupu1.1, whole genome shotgun sequence.
TAGAAAAACAGTCTTCTGTCTCAGTCACTcacagaatatatatatatatattacatagaAAAGAGAGAGGATACaggagaaagaaagagagagagaattaATGACTGACCGGAAAGGCCTCTGGTATTGGTGGCACCAGTAGATGAGCAGAGATTACTGAGTTGAATTTCGATCTTGCTGAGGAAAGTAGTTGCTTCATCAAAAGGCCTAGCGAGATCTGATTTATACTTCACTAACATGTCACAGTAGGTTTCctgttattgaaaaaaaaaaaaaaagttaacaaacaaatacatattatatatatattttctttcaagttAAGTGAGATTATTAATCTATGATATTATATTTTCTGATACATATTAGCATTCGTTAAAAAACTTTAAAATGATTTTTACAAATAGAGAAAGAAGCGAGGACCATGAACTCGTCCAGCTCGGGATCGGCTCCTAAGCACGTGGAGATTATCGAGTCCCTCTTATAAGGCTCGTTTTTTCGACGGATTTCTTCTAAAAAACTCGCTATCTCCGGAGGCGCACCAACCTATGTATGTATACACACACAAAGATAACACATATGAGTAAACTCGATTCCACACAAAACCCTTTCAAATTCCAgattaaaagaagaagaaaaatcccaATTTTTCATCTCATACATGTAATATAAAATCCAACCCCAAAATAGTAATTTTAGTTCACCTTCTGGCAATCAATATAAGCTTGGAGGAGTCTAGGATAAGTGGGATGAGAAGCAATTTTGGTTTTGATGAGATTAGAAACATCTTCTTCTCGTTGAAATGAAACCGCTTCAGATATAGCAGCCGAAGCTGCCGAGAGAAGTTGCTGGTGATGATGATTATGACTACTGTTACTATGATGGTGATGATGGTTATCATCGGATCCAAAAAACGAGGGCAGCACCCGATGATCACGGAAGCTAAAGGTCGGGTAATCCGAGGGCAGAAGCAGATCATCATTCTCCGGAGACATCAAACCTTTGTCTGAGTATTCCACCGACGTTGTTGCTTCAAGTCCATACATTTCATCCATAATACTATTTAactcctccctctctctctctctctctctcaaggttatccttttctttttccttATCCTTCTAGAAGATCACACCAAACAAGAACAACCCcccaaaaagaaaaaattaaaaaaaaataaaacacttGTAGATGATTTACTGCTTCTTAACAGTAAAGAGAAACTAGCAATAGCAACTCTAAATTAACAGAAAACCATAAAAGATAGTATTTATTTCGACATAGTGTTTGTTTTGAGTGTGTGTGTGCTTTTGTGTTTAActtgtaatttgaaaatttaaaGGGGTTTTTTTGAGAGAATTGGAGTTGCAGAAAGGTGAGTTGGGGGAGAGTGTGTTTGTGGAAGAGATACTTAAAACCGAGGCTGAGTAGTACTACTACTGTCACTCAAAGCTGAGAAAAAACCAGTTTTGGAGAGACGCctctctcttcttttcttttgagtaaatctttcttctctctttttggaagaaaataaataaataaaataataatttatttatttatttatatatatataataatgtgtATGAGACTGTGAGTTTTCCTTTCCTTCGTTtatcttcttttatttttaatttgcaTTATTTTTTAGGTTAATTAACAGCACTACTATTCTAAAGGGAAGAGAAAACCCCACATGTCTGCTGCTGTTCTCTAAGTCATATTGACCTCCAAACTGGCAGAGCAGCCTTTTAAATGCCGATATTGACCTTCTTCTTCTCCATCATTTTTATAAACCTGTATGTTTCtggaatatgtatatataaatttagCTTTTATACAATATCTATTGTTTAATCAATGTTTATGGCTTGTATTTTGTATTGGGTTACTTATTATTACTACTTTCCCCTAACCCTTGGAATCATTAGATTGATTATATTCCAGTTACCCATGAGGATTACTTTATTTACTTTAAACTGCATACTGTATAAGCTCCTCAGCTGGACCTGGAATCTTCACTTCTTTTTCATATAAACTATATAATGTTTAGTCTTTAATTCTAAACACTCCTATAAATGGAAAGATAGCAACTATTTAAATGTCCTTGAAGggacaaaaaaaaattgatatcaATATTAAATTAACATTATACTATTACGCCAAActtcttttttatttcttctttttcATATGCCATTCAAAATTGGAAAGTAACTTGTCATTTtctttcaatattttatttagtAAGATGAAAACTTACAAcactaaaaaaaattactatttaataatgtttttttagttataatataaatttgtttgttactaaaaaaataacatataaatttatattttattggactaaaaaaatacatttagtcacaataaattataatttttgtgaCTATTACTAGTCAcaaattttttaatgaaaacataagcataattatatctttttggtCACAATTTTTTCACTTTTAATCAATAACGAATATTGTGACTAAAAGTAAGATTTTTAGCAGTGTAATTTGTTCACTATATCAATCATAACAAAGTATAAGGAAGATAAAATAAACAGCTATGTTCTCATTGAAAATTTTGACCTTAGTATTATAGTTTAaagattttattttttgtttcagTTTCTTAATCAATAAGCTAAATATACGACTTATATATATGCGACAAATtatcattaattatttttaacattATCTATTATCTATTTGTACTTTTTGAGTAATTGAAAAATAATGACTAACTTATTATCATATATACCAAATCAACTGGcaatattttctttttctttattccaATATACTATTTGGTGTGCCCAAAATGTCACAAAGGGCAATAGAGTATTACAAATAATTCCAACgaattttataataatattaaattctGATGGAAACTTCACAGATCGATCTATATATATGTCAGTGTTAACATGCATCTACACATACCAATTCAGACCAATCTTTTAACATTAAATTAAACTGGAGTGTAGATCTCATACGATTGTATTAGTGTTAGTACTAGGATAAAAGTTCCCACACATAATAGTGACCTTTTCAGAAGTAATAATGGTGAAACgcatgaaaaaaaaaagtaagaaaaaacaaacaaaagatgaagaagaagaagaagcaggTTAAAACGGTTAGAAAAAACCAACAAGTTCGAGTCAACAAGAACAAAGAGTCTGTTCAACTGCAAAATGTTTGATCAAGATTGGGATTCAATAACAGTGATTGTTTGTACgattaatataatatattatgGTAAAATACCAATATAAACAAGTTCACTTATGTCATCATGTACGTATTGGTCAATCTTTTTTAACTGTGTACACATAATTAGTGACAATTTTAAAACTCATTTATATACTGAACTTTATGAATTTTTAAAATCTCATTTCATTTCATCCACATATTAAACAGTTAGAGTAGTTGAATTGTCTAAAAAGTAAAACccatgttgttttttttttttatagtcaaGATCCAAGAGGTCAAATGCAATATAACAACCTGGCTAGTTCTGATTGTTTGCATAtgaattttctttaattatttggGGGCtctatttctatttttattgTTATGGTTGATTTTCTATTTAATTATATGGTTGCAAATTAATAAAGTTGACAATTAATGAACCCAACAAACCCAGAGGGACCCAGTAAGATATGGGATTAATCTCGAGTAGAAACACAACTGACGTTTTGTGAACACAAAAAATTCGACTCCTAGAAGTGGTCGACTGGATTATGCTCAATAAAGAGGAGCCAAACTCTAAAAGGCATTAAATAATGAATTGGAATAATATGCTATGAAAGGTAGTGGGTATAATTTTTCCTATAACTACTAAACTTGTACAATTCATAAGTAAAATTATGATCCAACAGAAAAGAACTGAtgcataaatattaattatatacgatacaaaagtaaaaaaaagagacacaaaaataaatttttttaattgttacttACTGCGGTACGTagcattaataataataaatgatccttttaaaaaaatatatatatactatttgaCTAACTATACTACTCAAATGAATGAGCTTCTTTCCACCAAGGCATGTGACAATTAATATTATTAGCCTCTAAATCTTTCTAAACAAGCAGTCGGTTTGTAACATAATGGTTGGGGAatctaattattaattgattaaaaaaaagtTGAGAATCTTATTAAGCACaatgaaattttttatgtttGTATTACTATGTTTTTCATTCACTTTCGTGAATTAAAAGCTAAACCATGAGATTAATCTACAAATTGTGACTTCCaacttttttgtttatatttaaaTTAACAAACCTAACTAGGCACAAATCCTTCTTAAATCAAACAATAGTTACTCTAattgtattgttttatttttcttgagTTAGTTTTCAAAAGTTACCGTGACTAACAAGTTCCAATGAATGTTTTTTTTAATCATAATATTTAATttgtattattaaaataataataatatagtttAGTCACACATTTTTAGTTTTGGGAATTTATATGGTAGGGGCTAGAAAAAGATCTCCACTCGCAGGATTATTTTGTGTTCCTAACTCGTGAATAAGTTTTGGagtgatttttttatgactgtcTATATTGAAGTTATTTAAAatatctgcaaattttcagaaaattctgaataatttatagtgtcaaaaactaggttcaaacaggttgttgcacgcgtgactaatttttttatacgcGTAGAAAACAACATATTTTAATCTTGTTTTCGGCACTATAAAGTATTCgcaattttttgaaaattacaaaatactctaaataactataatatacacagtcataaacaAAATTACACCAAAAATTATTCAAGAatcaaaaacacataaaaatcacACCGATAAAGTTTTTTTCTAGCCCATTAATACCCTTTagttttaataataaattatctTGTTGGAACTAAAATTAAGATTTTATATatatcaaatttaattaaaaataaacaaaaa
It includes:
- the LOC133822143 gene encoding homeobox protein knotted-1-like 6 gives rise to the protein MDEMYGLEATTSVEYSDKGLMSPENDDLLLPSDYPTFSFRDHRVLPSFFGSDDNHHHHHSNSSHNHHHQQLLSAASAAISEAVSFQREEDVSNLIKTKIASHPTYPRLLQAYIDCQKVGAPPEIASFLEEIRRKNEPYKRDSIISTCLGADPELDEFMETYCDMLVKYKSDLARPFDEATTFLSKIEIQLSNLCSSTGATNTRGLSDEGGASSEEELSGGEVEGQQESQLRGEDRDLKDKLLRRYGSHIGTLKLEFSKKKKKGKLPREARQTLLDWWNLHYKWPYPTEADKNALAETTGLDQKQINNWFINQRKRHWKPSENMQFAVMDNLSGQFYRDD